One Paroedura picta isolate Pp20150507F chromosome 3, Ppicta_v3.0, whole genome shotgun sequence genomic window carries:
- the LOC143833858 gene encoding vomeronasal type-2 receptor 26-like — MEFMEKGFARFIAKPVWSGRGHLRFREKEELQDRPWEVLKELLPPRAYKTYTSIQAVAHALHAAYSSRSQRMMRAGGDRLEHERIQPWQLHHFLRHHQFPNTSVHGMHLGENEHLEANLDIVNTIIFPNFSILSMKVGSIERQASEEPRLTMDQDAIVWPPWYKQPLPASRCTKSCLPGYVKVVLEGKPICCYDCSPCGEGTISTQEDAELCTNCPEDQYPSLDHTRCIPKEITFLSYEETLGIVLVVLVLFFSMATLLILGIFIKYTDTPIVRANNRDLTYILLTSVLLSFLSSILFIGQPRRVTCLLQQTTFSIIFSVAVSTLLAKTITVVVAFMATQPGNRMRKWVGKSLAKSIVLSCSTVQIGFCALWLGISPPFPEFDMHSQHGQIILQCNEGSVAMFYGALGYMGFLAAISFTVAFRARKLPGGFNEAKLITFSMLVFCSVWVSFVPTYLSTKGKYMVAVQVFSILASSAGLLGCIFLPKCYIIVVRPDLNIKDHLMMRC; from the exons ATGGAGTTTATGGAGAAAGGATTTGCTCGCTTCATCGCAAAGCCAGTTTGGTCTGGGAGGGGCCACCTGAGattcagagagaaagaggagcTGCAAGACAGGCCCTGGGAGGTCCTCAAAGAACTCTTGCCCCCCAGGGCCTACAAAACATACACCTCCATCCAGGCGGTGGCCCATGCCTTACATGCTGCCTACTCCTCCAGGTCTCAGAGGATGATGAGGGCTGGTGGAGACCGTCTGGAACATGAGCGAatacagccatggcag CTTCATCACTTCCTGAGACACCACCAATTTCCCAACACTTCTGTGCATGGGATGCATTTGGGTGAAAATGAGCACCTCGAAGCCAACTTGGACATTGTCAACACAATAATCTTTCCCAACTTTTCCATCTTGAGCATGAAAGTTGGGAGTATCGAAAGACAGGCCTCGGAGGAGCCAAGGCTGACTATGGATCAGGATGCCATTGTGTGGCCGCCCTGGTATAAGCAG CCACTGCCGGCTTCCAGGTGTACCAAAAGCTGCCTCCCTGGATATGTGAAAGTGGTCCTAGAGGGTAAACCCATCTGCTGCTATGACTGTTCTCCATGTGGAGAAGGAACCATCTCCACTCAGGAAG atgcagaactttgcaccaATTGCCCTGAAGATCAGTATCCCAGCCTGGACCACACTCGATGCATTCCCAAAGAGATTACTTTCCTTTCTTATGAGGAAACTTTGGGGATTGTCCTTGTTGTTTTGGTGCTCTTTTTCTCCATGGCCACACTTTTAATTCTAGGAATCTTCATTAAATATACAGACACCCCAATAGTCAGAGCCAACAACCGAGACCTCACCTACATTCTTCTCACCTCAGTCCTGCTTTCctttctgtcctccattttattcatcggccagccaaggagggtgacctgccttctccaaCAAACCACTTTCAGCATCATCTTCTCTGTTGCTGTGTCTACTCTTCTGGCTAAAACGatcactgtggtggtggccttcatggccacccagccagggaacaggatgaggaaatgggtggggaagagtCTGGCAAAGTCCATTGTCCTTTCTTGTTCCACTGTTCAgattggcttctgtgccctctggctgggcatctctccccctttcccagagttTGACATGCACTCCCAGCATGGACAGATCATACTGCAATGCAATGAAgggtctgtggccatgttttatggtgccctgggctacatgggcttcctggctgccatctccttcacagtggccttccgggccaggaagcttcctgggggcttcaatgaagccaagctgatcaccttcagcatgctggtcttctgcagtgtttgggtgtcctttgtgcccacctacctgagcacgaaggggaaatacatggtcgccgtgcaggtcttctccatcttggcctccagtgctgggctgctgggctgcatcttcctccccaaatgttACATCATTGTAGTGAGGCCTGATCTGAATATCAAGGATCACCTCATGATGAGATGTTAA